The following are encoded together in the Montipora foliosa isolate CH-2021 chromosome 12, ASM3666993v2, whole genome shotgun sequence genome:
- the LOC137980703 gene encoding uncharacterized protein has protein sequence MEQNKTKMEAMLRSILDEILESKLTAILSSILEAKLKVYEESMTFFNTSFETIKVKMDSLEKQTKTLAQENDRLRSDSAKMNKEISDLRSAIDDQAQYTRRECLEIRGVPGTAGEDTNEIVKKIGALIEIDISDTDISVSHRIPLSNNGEAGSTPIRHPAIVVKFTNRRIRDRFYKARTKLKSYNIRDIGLGRYGENNIFIQESLTEAKRKLFKNCLKFRKEKNYKFIWTYYGVIYLRRNEHTPASRITSVRDLERLQPRRLTSESTGSTTTEVSASPR, from the coding sequence ATGGagcaaaacaaaactaaaatgGAGGCGATGCTGAGATCTATTTTGGATGAAATTTTAGAATCCAAACTGACGGCCATCTTGTCATCCATCTTGGAGGCCAAGTTGAAGGTTTACGAAGAATCGATGACCTTCTTCAATACATCTTTTGAAACAATTAAAGTGAAGATGGATAGCCTGGAGAAACAAACGAAGACTTTGGCTCAAGAAAACGATCGCTTGAGAAGTGATTCTGCGAAAATGAACAAAGAGATTAGCGATTTACGTTCCGCCATCGATGATCAAGCCCAATACACGCGACGCGAATGTCTTGAAATAAGAGGAGTCCCTGGGACAGCTGGAGAGGATACAAACGAAATTGTTAAGAAAATTGGAGCCTTGATTGAGATCGATATTAGTGATACAGATATTTCGGTCAGCCATAGGATTCCTTTATCTAATAATGGAGAAGCAGGGTCCACTCCAATTCGACATCCCGCTATAGTGGTCAAATTTACCAATCGAAGGATTCGGGACCGTTTCTATAAAGCTAGAACTAAGTTGAAAAGTTATAATATCAGAGACATTGGCCTGGGGCGCTATGGTGAGAACAATATATTTATCCAAGAAAGCCTAACGGAAGCGAAAAGAAAGTTGTTCAAGAACTGCCTCAAGTTTCGCAAggaaaagaattataaatttatCTGGACATATTATGGAGTGATATACTTGAGGCGCAATGAGCACACACCAGCTTCACGTATCACATCAGTTAGGGATTTGGAAAGGCTGCAACCACGACGACTAACATCTGAATCCACGGGTTCAACAACTACGGAAGTATCTGCCTCGCCAAGATAA
- the LOC137979655 gene encoding uncharacterized protein: MQSQEDTGAVEEVRRTFCIDFILRSFFPLILHVGSFTGRPGRKNCHVVASQRALQRSGRIRVGCPCKTANKKCTSQCSCGTRQKPCKNKATDQPERREPDRASEAQERDLVNQRVKEFILTLDEEMANKLAIRALQRGVGSMEFIDMLLIMEDSDESSDESSMAPLATPLDPSTSGSSSTDQPTPLASGAVVPRPTSTMENSSEPVPEWCKCGQWRAMPQEIENKCCNQRSCVSLCRRFQKLCLDPEYLQFSIRNTNDIRNDRDDNSSWAF; this comes from the exons ATGCAGTCTCAAGAAGACACGGGAGCAGTTGAAGAGGTAAGGCGAACATTTTGTATTGACTTTATTTTAAGATCTTTCTTTCCATTGATTCTTCATGTCGGGTCGTTTACAGGAAGACCCGGGAGGAAGAACTGTCATGTCGTTGCAAGTCAACGTGCTCTACAACGGTCAGGGAGGATTCGAGTCGGCTGTCCGTgtaaaacagcaaacaaaaagTGTACTTCCCAGTGTAGCTGCGGGACACGACAAAAGCCATGTAAGAACAAGGCCACG GATCAACCTGAACGAAGAGAACCAGACAGAGCTTCAGAGGCCCAGGAAAGAGACCTGGTAAACCAGAGAGTAAAG GAATTTATCCTAACTTTAGACGAGGAGATGGCGAATAAATTAGCCATAAGAGCATTACAGAGGGGTGTGGGGAGTATGGAGTTTATTGACATGCTCCTAATCATGGAAGATTCAGACGAGTCCAGTGATGAGTCTAGTATGGCCCCCCTGGCCACCCCTTTAGACCCCTCAACTTCAGGTTCTTCATCTACAGATCAGCCCACACCCCTTGCCTCAGGTGCAGTTGTTCCAAGACCGACTTCTACAATGGAAAATTCATCAGAGCCAGTTCCAGAATGGTGCAAATGTGGTCAATGGAGAGCAATGCcgcaagaaattgaaaataagtGTTGTAATCAAAGGTCATGCGTTTCACTGTGTCGGAGATTTCAAAAACTGTGTCTGGACCCAGAATACCTTCAGTTTAGTATTAGAAACACTAATGATATTCGGAATGATCGTGATGATAATAGCAGTTgggctttttga